In a single window of the uncultured Dysgonomonas sp. genome:
- a CDS encoding DUF4254 domain-containing protein, with protein MTFTDLSNSIFDKSINDYHKTDNVDSPISNPYTEKSIEYFLYLKNWIDTVQWHLEDIIRDPDINPAEALLIKRRIDKSNQDRTDLVELIDSYFLDKYKDISPLSDARINTESPAWAIDRLSILALKIYHMQQEADRKNTSADHNEQASKKLQVLLTQRKDLSTAIEELLEDIETGKKYMKVYKQMKMYNDPSLNPVLYAKTQ; from the coding sequence ATGACTTTTACCGATTTGAGTAATTCTATTTTCGATAAATCAATTAATGATTATCATAAAACGGACAACGTAGATAGTCCTATCAGTAATCCTTATACTGAGAAATCGATAGAATATTTCCTGTATCTTAAAAACTGGATAGATACGGTGCAGTGGCATCTGGAAGATATTATCCGCGATCCGGATATTAATCCGGCAGAAGCCTTATTAATAAAGCGCCGTATAGATAAATCAAATCAGGACAGAACAGATCTGGTAGAGCTCATAGATAGCTATTTTCTGGATAAATATAAAGATATAAGCCCTCTGTCTGATGCCCGTATTAATACCGAAAGCCCGGCATGGGCGATAGACCGTTTGTCTATCCTAGCCCTTAAGATATATCATATGCAACAGGAAGCTGACAGAAAGAACACATCGGCAGACCATAATGAACAAGCGTCGAAAAAGCTTCAGGTTTTACTTACTCAGCGAAAAGATCTTTCTACGGCTATAGAAGAATTACTAGAGGACATAGAGACAGGGAAAAAATATATGAAAGTATATAAGCAGATGAAGATGTATAACGATCCAAGTCTTAATCCTGTTTTATATGCAAAAACACAATAA
- a CDS encoding glycosyltransferase family 9 protein — MSKVLVIRISSFGDVAMLVPVVYSVAAKYPQDRFSVMTRKAFAPLFENLGFNVNVIPLDIKKRHRGLIGYFRVMRRLSAMRFSHIADVHDVLRSKGIRHSMFFMGRKVAHIDKGKSEKKYAITHKQLDPPLKHTMQRYQEVFDKLGFPAPMVFNNFFDFVPRNFSDLKSVAKEKNGKWIGIAPFSKHKGKIYPLEKMSNIIGILSKKEGVTVFLFGSGKEEQKVLSGWASKYPDTIDLTGKLNLQKEMLFISYLDVMLSMDSANMHLASLVQVPVVSVWGATHPAMGFYGFRQDIANAVQIDLDCRPCSVFGDLPCQRENEEYACMDRITEESVVSRIYKVLDKIDS; from the coding sequence ATGTCTAAAGTCTTGGTAATACGGATATCTTCCTTCGGGGATGTAGCTATGCTCGTCCCGGTAGTATATTCTGTTGCCGCAAAATATCCTCAAGATCGTTTTTCGGTAATGACCCGGAAAGCATTCGCCCCCCTATTCGAGAATCTGGGATTTAATGTTAATGTTATCCCACTCGATATTAAAAAAAGACACCGGGGATTAATAGGTTATTTCAGGGTAATGAGACGGTTGTCAGCCATGAGATTTTCCCATATAGCCGATGTGCATGACGTCCTGCGATCGAAAGGTATCCGCCATTCCATGTTTTTCATGGGACGCAAAGTTGCACATATCGATAAAGGTAAGAGTGAAAAAAAATATGCGATAACTCATAAACAACTGGATCCCCCTCTCAAACATACAATGCAACGCTATCAGGAAGTTTTTGATAAATTGGGCTTTCCTGCACCAATGGTATTCAACAATTTCTTTGATTTCGTGCCGCGGAATTTTTCAGATCTTAAATCCGTTGCCAAAGAGAAGAACGGCAAATGGATTGGTATAGCGCCTTTTTCTAAGCATAAGGGTAAAATATATCCTTTAGAGAAAATGTCGAATATAATTGGTATACTCTCTAAGAAAGAGGGAGTTACTGTATTCCTGTTTGGCTCGGGTAAGGAGGAACAGAAGGTATTATCCGGTTGGGCCTCAAAATATCCGGACACGATTGATCTCACCGGAAAGCTTAATTTGCAGAAAGAAATGCTTTTTATTTCATATTTGGATGTTATGCTGTCAATGGATTCGGCTAACATGCATCTTGCCTCATTGGTGCAGGTGCCAGTAGTATCTGTTTGGGGAGCAACCCATCCGGCGATGGGCTTTTATGGATTCAGACAAGATATAGCCAATGCAGTTCAGATTGACTTGGATTGCAGACCATGTTCGGTTTTTGGTGATCTACCCTGCCAGAGAGAGAATGAGGAGTATGCCTGCATGGATAGAATTACAGAGGAATCCGTTGTATCAAGAATATATAAGGTACTAGATAAGATAGATTCATGA